The following coding sequences are from one Saprospiraceae bacterium window:
- a CDS encoding AI-2E family transporter → MAYLYDMWQKYNKYIVGGTILLVILLIFHYFREVITYILISWVISLFGTPIMDFFLKKLKLTKIKAGTSIAAFLTILTLFSLIGGILWLFIPVIVQEAIGLSKVDFHAISIALQEPIEKVNTWLRSLGIEPSTSAADQVKSLIGSYFDPSKISELFGNLLTHAGSLLIGLFSIVFISFFFLKEQELFTEIVTAAVPEKGEHKVIQVLSIARNLLSRYFGGILLQMLILFILASVPLLMLGINNAFLISGFYALMNIIPYLGPLIGAAFACMMTISSNLEMDFYHETVPLLVKVLSVFIATKLIDDFILQPFIFSSRVQAHPLEVFIVIMLGARMGGVLGMIIAIPAYTVFRVFAKVFLSEFKVVRKITEDIQSH, encoded by the coding sequence ATGGCTTATCTTTACGATATGTGGCAGAAGTACAACAAGTATATTGTTGGAGGTACTATTCTCCTTGTCATACTGCTGATATTTCACTATTTCAGAGAAGTGATTACGTATATATTGATCAGTTGGGTGATCAGTCTATTTGGAACACCGATCATGGATTTTTTTCTAAAAAAGTTGAAGCTGACCAAAATAAAAGCAGGCACATCTATAGCAGCATTTTTGACCATTTTGACATTATTCAGTCTGATTGGTGGAATCCTATGGCTATTTATTCCGGTAATTGTTCAAGAGGCTATAGGATTATCAAAAGTGGATTTCCATGCGATTTCCATTGCCCTCCAGGAACCAATTGAAAAAGTAAATACCTGGCTAAGATCTTTGGGAATTGAACCGAGTACCTCAGCAGCCGATCAGGTCAAAAGTCTGATTGGCTCATATTTTGACCCTAGCAAAATTTCAGAGTTGTTTGGAAATCTTCTCACACATGCAGGAAGTTTATTGATCGGACTTTTTTCTATCGTTTTTATTTCGTTTTTCTTTCTCAAGGAGCAAGAATTATTTACTGAAATTGTTACTGCCGCAGTTCCTGAAAAAGGTGAACACAAAGTGATCCAAGTGCTTTCGATCGCAAGAAATTTGCTGTCGCGTTATTTTGGAGGTATTTTATTGCAAATGCTCATCTTATTTATATTAGCCTCCGTTCCGCTTTTGATGTTGGGCATCAACAATGCGTTTTTGATTTCAGGTTTTTATGCCTTGATGAATATTATTCCGTATCTCGGTCCTCTTATAGGCGCCGCCTTTGCATGTATGATGACCATATCTTCCAACCTTGAAATGGATTTTTACCATGAAACTGTGCCGCTCTTGGTGAAAGTGCTCTCTGTATTTATAGCTACTAAATTGATAGATGATTTTATTTTACAACCTTTTATATTCTCGAGTAGAGTTCAAGCCCATCCATTGGAGGTGTTTATAGTTATTATGCTGGGAGCAAGAATGGGTGGAGTATTGGGTATGATTATCGCCATTCCGGCTTACACAGTTTTCCGTGTGTTTGCTAAAGTCTTCCTGAGTGAATTTAAAGTTGTCAGAAAGATCACTGAAGACATTCAATCCCATTAA
- a CDS encoding ABC transporter ATP-binding protein has product MTGTDTNKISGYQTLKRLFRFVKPHRTLFYLAGVLAVLQAPLSALTPYLTNVMVDDYIMKSDLHGLKKVALLFLAVLLLTTIMRYAFMILTNLLGQNIILDMRKAVFAHLLHLRMSYFDQTPVGTNTTRTINDLETLNSVFSEGLITIIADILALISVLLVMLYTSVKLTIICLISFPFLLLASYLFKEKVKSSFQRVRQEVTKMNTFLQEHISGMKIVQIFNAQANTEKKFKEINREYTQANLDGIFYYAVFFPVVEIISAASLGLMVWWGAQGVLSGSVTVGQLVAFPMFLSRLFQPVRMLADKFNTLQMGLVAGERVLQIFDNPQRESKSTQFDRKESLHGDVVFSHVNFSYQNDKPVLKDISFTLPQGKNLAIIGKTGSGKTSIINLINRLYEKDSGEILINSTPIENYDLSHLRKRIGIVLQDVFLFNGTIYENLSMHDPEISLPKVEECAKKLGVHTFIEELPGAYNFQISERGVNLSVGQRQLLSFVRAMVFDPDILVLDEATSSIDNRTEATIQSAIEQLLANRTSITIAHRLSTIQNADLLLVLENGEIKEIGSIAELSQRKGSYLYHLERSRLN; this is encoded by the coding sequence ATGACGGGTACTGATACAAATAAAATCTCAGGTTATCAAACCTTAAAAAGACTATTTCGATTTGTAAAACCTCATCGAACTCTGTTTTATTTAGCCGGTGTGTTAGCCGTTTTACAGGCACCACTCAGTGCCTTGACACCATATCTCACCAATGTCATGGTAGATGACTATATCATGAAGTCGGATTTACACGGCTTGAAGAAGGTTGCCTTGCTTTTTCTAGCCGTTTTACTGCTTACGACGATCATGAGATATGCTTTCATGATCCTGACAAATCTACTGGGGCAGAATATTATTTTGGATATGCGAAAAGCAGTATTTGCCCATCTGTTGCACTTGAGGATGAGTTATTTCGATCAGACACCAGTAGGCACCAATACTACCCGAACGATCAATGATCTGGAGACACTGAACTCGGTATTTTCCGAAGGATTGATAACAATTATTGCCGATATTCTTGCTTTGATTTCAGTATTATTGGTCATGTTGTATACAAGTGTAAAACTTACCATAATATGCCTGATCAGTTTTCCTTTTTTATTATTAGCAAGCTATTTGTTCAAGGAGAAAGTAAAGAGCAGTTTCCAAAGAGTGAGGCAAGAGGTGACCAAAATGAATACATTCTTGCAAGAACATATTAGTGGAATGAAGATCGTTCAGATATTTAATGCTCAAGCAAATACTGAAAAGAAATTTAAAGAAATCAATCGAGAATATACTCAGGCTAATTTGGATGGAATTTTTTACTACGCAGTTTTTTTTCCGGTAGTGGAGATTATTTCAGCTGCCTCATTAGGACTAATGGTGTGGTGGGGTGCGCAAGGAGTTTTGAGTGGATCCGTCACTGTAGGGCAATTGGTCGCTTTTCCAATGTTTTTATCGCGTTTGTTTCAACCTGTGAGGATGTTGGCTGACAAGTTTAATACGCTTCAGATGGGATTGGTAGCTGGTGAAAGAGTGTTGCAAATATTTGACAATCCTCAACGAGAATCAAAATCAACACAATTTGATCGCAAAGAAAGTCTCCACGGCGATGTGGTGTTTAGCCATGTCAATTTCAGTTATCAAAATGATAAACCCGTATTGAAGGATATTTCTTTTACGCTTCCACAAGGCAAGAATCTAGCAATCATAGGAAAGACAGGATCCGGTAAAACAAGTATTATCAACTTGATCAATCGATTGTACGAAAAAGATTCTGGAGAGATCTTGATCAATTCTACACCGATTGAAAATTATGACTTGAGTCATTTGCGAAAGAGAATTGGGATAGTCCTTCAGGATGTATTTTTATTTAATGGGACGATTTATGAAAATCTGAGCATGCACGACCCCGAAATAAGCCTACCTAAAGTGGAAGAATGTGCGAAAAAATTAGGGGTTCATACTTTTATCGAAGAATTGCCAGGAGCCTATAATTTTCAAATATCAGAAAGAGGAGTCAATTTGTCTGTAGGGCAAAGACAGTTGCTCTCTTTCGTCCGAGCGATGGTGTTTGATCCTGACATTTTGGTATTGGATGAGGCCACATCCTCCATTGACAATCGAACTGAAGCCACAATCCAGTCTGCTATTGAACAATTGTTAGCCAATCGCACTTCCATCACAATTGCACATAGGCTTTCCACGATTCAAAATGCCGACCTTTTGCTTGTCCTCGAAAACGGTGAAATTAAAGAAATTGGATCCATTGCCGAACTTTCTCAGCGAAAAGGCAGTTATTTATATCATCTGGAGCGATCCCGCCTCAATTGA
- the radC gene encoding DNA repair protein RadC → MTPKQISKSIKYWAEDDKPREKLANKGKDSLSNSELLAILIGSGNKEESAIDLAKRLLETYNHSLIELSKAGIKSFQKMKGIGLVKAITIEAALELGRRRLQSEVGEKPVITRSDQAYQLIRSYLEDISHEEFYIILLNRAQMVLSIERISSGGMSSTVVDPKMVFARALECKAHNIILCHNHPSHSRKPSQADIQLTEKLSHAGELLEIKVVDHLIVCADTYFSFADEGMLK, encoded by the coding sequence ATGACACCAAAGCAAATCAGCAAGTCTATCAAGTACTGGGCTGAGGATGACAAACCAAGAGAAAAGCTTGCCAATAAAGGGAAAGACAGTCTGAGCAATTCTGAACTACTTGCCATACTGATTGGTTCAGGTAATAAAGAAGAATCAGCTATCGATCTGGCAAAGCGACTTTTGGAAACATATAACCACAGCCTCATTGAACTGAGCAAAGCCGGCATCAAGTCATTTCAAAAAATGAAAGGTATAGGATTAGTTAAAGCAATTACCATCGAAGCTGCGCTTGAACTCGGCCGTCGCCGCTTGCAATCGGAGGTTGGAGAAAAACCAGTGATTACACGAAGCGATCAAGCATATCAATTGATCAGATCATACTTAGAAGATATTTCGCATGAGGAATTCTACATTATCTTGCTCAATCGAGCTCAGATGGTACTTTCTATTGAGAGGATATCTTCTGGTGGGATGAGTTCTACAGTAGTAGATCCTAAGATGGTGTTTGCACGTGCATTGGAATGTAAGGCTCATAATATCATTTTGTGTCATAATCACCCTTCACACAGTCGGAAACCCAGTCAAGCTGACATTCAACTTACAGAAAAATTAAGTCATGCCGGAGAATTATTAGAAATAAAAGTTGTGGATCATCTCATCGTTTGTGCGGATACATATTTTAGTTTTGCAGATGAAGGAATGCTGAAATGA
- a CDS encoding cystathionine gamma-synthase → MKFATKVIHAGVHPDPETGAVMTPIYQTSTYAQDGPGNHKGYEYARTQNPTRTVLETNLAALENGVGAACFGSGLAAMDAVIKLLKSGDEVVATHDLYGGSYRQLVRVFGQLGIQSKYVPMQDVNLLAKHLTDATKMIWIETPTNPLLQIIDIAAVCRFAADRGILVCVDNTFATPYLQNPIDLGADLVLHSATKYLGGHSDVIHGAVICKTKELSERIHFLQNASGAVPGPMDCFLVLRGIKTLHLRVQRACENAEKLAHWLTKQPEVSRVLYPGLEDHPGHLIAKSQMRGMGAMISFDLKQGDLEYTKTILKKTKLFTCAESLGGVESLIGHPASMTHASIPREDRMKSGLTDTLIRLSVGIEDADDLIEDLDQALSR, encoded by the coding sequence ATGAAATTCGCAACAAAAGTTATACATGCAGGAGTGCATCCTGACCCGGAAACAGGAGCTGTCATGACTCCCATTTATCAGACTTCAACGTATGCTCAGGATGGCCCCGGCAATCATAAAGGATATGAATATGCACGTACTCAAAACCCTACACGTACCGTATTAGAAACAAACCTGGCGGCTCTTGAAAATGGTGTGGGAGCTGCATGTTTTGGAAGTGGTTTAGCAGCTATGGATGCAGTAATCAAGCTTCTAAAATCAGGAGATGAAGTAGTTGCCACCCATGATCTCTATGGAGGTTCATATCGTCAGCTGGTCCGTGTATTTGGTCAGTTGGGTATCCAAAGCAAATATGTGCCTATGCAGGATGTGAATCTTTTGGCAAAGCATCTAACAGATGCCACCAAAATGATTTGGATAGAGACACCTACCAATCCTTTGCTCCAGATCATCGACATTGCAGCAGTCTGCAGATTTGCAGCTGACAGGGGTATTTTGGTCTGTGTGGACAATACCTTTGCTACACCATATCTGCAGAACCCAATAGATTTAGGAGCGGATCTCGTGCTACATTCGGCTACGAAGTATCTGGGAGGTCACTCAGATGTCATCCACGGTGCTGTAATTTGTAAAACAAAGGAATTGTCAGAAAGGATACACTTTCTTCAAAACGCCAGCGGCGCTGTTCCCGGTCCGATGGATTGTTTTCTAGTGCTACGTGGAATCAAAACACTACATCTTAGGGTACAGAGAGCCTGTGAAAATGCAGAAAAACTTGCCCACTGGCTGACAAAACAACCGGAAGTATCACGGGTATTGTATCCGGGATTGGAAGATCACCCCGGACATCTGATAGCAAAATCGCAAATGCGTGGTATGGGAGCAATGATTTCTTTTGATCTGAAACAAGGTGATCTGGAATACACGAAAACCATATTGAAAAAGACAAAGTTATTTACTTGTGCTGAATCACTGGGTGGGGTAGAATCCCTAATCGGTCACCCTGCCTCTATGACTCATGCTTCTATCCCTAGAGAAGACAGAATGAAGTCCGGGTTGACAGATACATTGATTCGACTGAGTGTTGGGATCGAAGATGCAGATGATTTAATTGAAGACCTGGATCAGGCATTGTCCAGATAA
- a CDS encoding HAMP domain-containing histidine kinase translates to MNKRGIWLTIGVMAVALLGTAILQLYWIRWSLQLKEHQFEDSILAALKRVESKIIDQADTLDPTEYLLRKQGSWLQNRIQIELKDRIKRINPPPLETRLDPKQLAVLIRQELEDLNIGMRYSFGVYDNTKKTFIILNGNFLVDMGKKINASNPEFTDVRHYLSESTYQVSLFPTEFNTPGVLKLFFPDKQKWLWSSAWPLLTLSLLLIALIISSFAYVIFTVFRQKKISEIKNDFVNNMTHEFKTPIATISLASDSILNPNIISAPDKIKRFTEIIKQENRRMLSQVEKVLQMALLDKKDFQLSLKKVNIHEIIEQASQNIMLQINQRDGVLYKELNAQAVNVMGDQTHMTNIIYNLLDNANKYSPETPHITIGTRNRSGYLEIYVKDQGIGMSDEDQKMIFEKFYRVPTGNLHNVKGFGLGLSYVKAMVAAQNGKIKVQSEPGKGSTFAISFLAV, encoded by the coding sequence TTGAATAAACGTGGGATTTGGTTGACGATAGGTGTGATGGCTGTAGCCTTACTGGGCACTGCAATCTTGCAATTGTACTGGATCAGGTGGTCCCTCCAACTCAAAGAACATCAGTTTGAAGATAGTATATTGGCTGCTTTGAAAAGAGTTGAATCCAAAATCATAGATCAAGCGGATACCCTGGACCCCACTGAATATCTTCTGCGCAAACAGGGCAGTTGGTTGCAAAACAGAATCCAAATCGAACTCAAAGATAGAATCAAGCGCATTAACCCACCTCCTTTAGAGACCAGACTCGATCCAAAGCAACTCGCAGTACTCATCAGACAAGAGTTAGAAGACCTCAATATTGGAATGCGGTATTCATTTGGAGTATATGACAACACCAAAAAAACCTTTATCATATTGAACGGAAATTTCCTGGTGGATATGGGGAAGAAGATTAATGCTTCCAATCCGGAATTCACGGATGTGAGACACTACCTGAGTGAATCGACATATCAGGTTTCACTTTTTCCTACAGAGTTCAATACTCCGGGTGTATTGAAACTTTTTTTTCCGGATAAGCAAAAATGGTTGTGGAGCAGCGCCTGGCCTCTTTTAACATTGTCGCTCTTACTGATTGCACTGATCATATCCAGCTTTGCATACGTTATTTTTACCGTCTTTAGGCAGAAGAAAATATCAGAGATCAAAAATGATTTTGTCAATAATATGACCCATGAGTTTAAGACACCTATTGCCACGATATCTCTGGCGTCCGACTCAATACTCAACCCTAATATTATCAGTGCTCCGGACAAGATCAAGCGATTTACTGAAATAATTAAACAGGAGAATCGCAGGATGCTTTCTCAGGTAGAAAAGGTGCTCCAAATGGCTTTGCTCGACAAAAAGGATTTTCAACTTAGTTTAAAGAAAGTCAATATTCATGAAATCATCGAGCAAGCAAGCCAGAACATAATGTTGCAAATCAATCAACGAGATGGAGTGCTGTACAAGGAATTGAATGCACAAGCAGTCAATGTTATGGGTGACCAAACCCATATGACGAATATCATATACAATCTCCTGGATAATGCGAACAAGTATTCGCCAGAAACTCCGCACATCACCATTGGTACTCGAAATCGCTCGGGATACTTGGAAATCTACGTAAAAGACCAGGGAATTGGTATGTCTGATGAAGACCAAAAAATGATCTTTGAAAAATTTTACCGAGTTCCCACTGGCAATCTCCACAATGTAAAGGGCTTTGGCCTGGGTTTGAGTTACGTCAAAGCTATGGTAGCTGCCCAAAATGGTAAGATCAAAGTGCAGAGTGAGCCGGGAAAAGGAAGTACGTTCGCAATTTCTTTTTTAGCAGTTTAA
- a CDS encoding response regulator transcription factor: MTGGTESSKTNPRILLVEDDRNFGDVLRSYLEMHNYEVDLATDGIDGFEQFRRSTYDLCILDVMMPRKDGFSLAKDIRSKNADVPIIFLTAKTLKEDVLEGFRIGADDYVTKPFNSEELLYRVQAILRRTKREEDEEEDVKEYEIGIFHFNYPLRVLYTKDGNEISEKIKLSPKEAMLLKMFCKNRNDVLQRSEALTKIWGEDNYFTARSMDVFVTKLRKYLSKDPNIDIANIHGNGFRMIIHGEKGSEI; encoded by the coding sequence ATGACAGGCGGCACTGAGTCTAGCAAGACAAACCCAAGAATTTTATTGGTAGAGGACGATCGCAATTTTGGCGATGTTCTACGCAGTTATTTGGAAATGCACAATTATGAAGTCGATCTGGCGACAGATGGGATAGATGGCTTTGAGCAGTTTAGAAGAAGCACTTACGATTTGTGTATCCTCGACGTAATGATGCCTCGAAAAGATGGGTTTTCATTAGCCAAAGACATACGTTCAAAGAATGCAGATGTCCCAATTATTTTTCTTACAGCAAAGACCCTTAAGGAAGACGTCTTAGAAGGATTTCGTATTGGTGCTGATGATTATGTAACTAAACCATTCAACAGCGAAGAGTTGCTTTATCGAGTACAAGCAATTCTCAGAAGAACAAAACGCGAAGAAGATGAGGAAGAAGATGTGAAAGAATACGAAATCGGAATATTCCATTTTAATTATCCTTTGCGTGTACTTTATACCAAAGACGGAAATGAAATCTCTGAAAAAATAAAGCTTTCCCCAAAGGAGGCAATGCTGCTCAAGATGTTTTGTAAAAATAGAAACGATGTTTTGCAAAGGTCGGAAGCACTAACAAAAATCTGGGGTGAGGATAATTATTTTACCGCGAGAAGTATGGATGTGTTTGTTACCAAATTGAGGAAGTATCTCTCCAAAGATCCCAATATTGATATAGCGAATATTCATGGGAATGGTTTTCGCATGATCATTCATGGAGAGAAAGGTTCGGAAATTTAG
- a CDS encoding L,D-transpeptidase family protein: protein MRLKIVSIFFTVFLIFIHSSCVNSCNGKNKRKAISADQSLYSPINYNLIFLDSAKIAHVFQEDSSLAEFAPEMRDFYLKREYQFAWFNEDGVSTSLAQLYQMINLHILNFQDSTLYDKVLMPVIDSLTADPKYLKKNMHQQVDWEVKFTGYFFKYAKKEFNGIDKDPKDLEWFIPRKKKDFKLLLEKIACCEKEMEEYEPVNPFYKNFKKSLIEYRQIADSADSLQIFAHKLKNDKESLPQIKNLLYLMKDLPTRDTSEEWSEELSTAIENFQMRMGLHPNCELDAPTLAELNVPIIDRIKQIIINMERLRWMPDSVSNDYILVNIASFTFYVFEQGKLVWQMPVVVGKSATSTTIFSGSLSHIVFSPYWNIPKSILVNEILPKVKRNPSYIDKHNMQVLIGNQVISAYSIPWNNYSDKVPLTVRQKPGPENALGQVKFLFPNAYNIYFHDTPQKNLFKEHNRAFSHGCIRLSDPSRLARYLLRDSPEYTNEKLESLMQNNLETWVKLKTNIPVYLCYFTAWRYSDGSTQFRRDIYNHDKKLEKEVFSNYLF from the coding sequence ATGAGACTTAAGATAGTTAGTATTTTCTTTACTGTATTTCTGATTTTCATCCATAGTTCTTGCGTCAATTCCTGTAACGGAAAAAATAAACGCAAAGCGATTTCAGCTGACCAAAGTCTTTATTCTCCAATCAACTACAACTTGATCTTTTTGGACTCGGCTAAAATCGCTCATGTGTTTCAAGAAGATTCAAGCTTGGCTGAATTCGCACCTGAAATGAGAGATTTTTATCTGAAAAGAGAGTATCAGTTTGCTTGGTTTAATGAAGACGGTGTAAGTACCTCTTTGGCTCAACTTTACCAGATGATAAATCTCCATATCTTGAATTTCCAAGACAGCACCTTATATGATAAAGTTTTGATGCCAGTCATTGACAGTCTCACAGCTGATCCGAAATACCTAAAGAAAAACATGCATCAACAAGTCGACTGGGAAGTAAAATTTACTGGTTATTTTTTTAAGTATGCCAAGAAAGAATTTAATGGAATAGACAAAGATCCAAAAGATCTGGAGTGGTTTATCCCTAGGAAGAAAAAGGACTTCAAACTCTTGCTAGAAAAAATTGCCTGCTGTGAAAAAGAAATGGAAGAATACGAACCTGTAAATCCATTCTATAAAAATTTTAAAAAATCACTAATTGAGTACAGACAAATCGCGGATAGTGCAGATTCGCTTCAAATTTTTGCACATAAATTGAAAAACGACAAGGAAAGTCTGCCGCAAATAAAAAATTTACTGTACCTGATGAAGGATCTTCCTACGAGAGATACAAGTGAAGAATGGTCTGAAGAATTATCCACCGCAATTGAAAACTTTCAGATGAGAATGGGATTACATCCCAATTGTGAACTTGATGCCCCCACCTTAGCAGAATTAAACGTACCAATTATTGATCGGATCAAACAGATCATCATCAATATGGAGAGGTTGAGATGGATGCCTGATAGCGTTTCAAACGACTATATTTTGGTCAATATAGCTTCCTTTACCTTTTATGTTTTTGAACAGGGTAAATTAGTTTGGCAAATGCCTGTTGTCGTTGGAAAATCAGCAACGTCTACTACTATATTTAGCGGGTCTTTATCTCATATTGTTTTCAGCCCTTATTGGAATATTCCAAAGAGTATATTAGTCAATGAGATTTTGCCAAAGGTGAAAAGAAATCCATCTTATATTGACAAGCACAATATGCAGGTATTGATCGGAAATCAAGTAATTTCGGCATATTCTATACCATGGAATAATTATTCTGACAAAGTACCTCTGACAGTACGTCAAAAACCCGGACCTGAGAATGCGCTCGGACAGGTTAAATTTTTATTTCCCAATGCTTATAACATTTACTTTCACGATACTCCTCAAAAAAATTTATTTAAAGAGCACAATAGAGCTTTCAGTCATGGTTGTATCAGATTGTCTGATCCGTCGAGACTCGCGCGATATCTTCTCCGGGACAGCCCTGAATACACAAACGAAAAGTTAGAATCTTTGATGCAGAATAATTTAGAGACATGGGTAAAGTTGAAGACGAATATTCCGGTTTATCTCTGTTATTTTACAGCATGGCGTTACTCAGATGGCAGCACACAGTTTCGTCGGGATATTTACAATCATGACAAAAAACTAGAAAAAGAAGTGTTTTCGAATTATCTATTTTAA
- a CDS encoding glycosyltransferase: MYIRSCHATAGINGLNVQNAVPVTIVIAARNEEDNILECVSSCLDQDYPEDLLEVIVVDDQSEDDTYTILENQVKDYRFKLMRLGVWKRTTIVGSKKKALSYGINHAQGSMIFTTDGDCIVPRSWVRNGVAVMQNSGARIGTGPLSISYGRGFLHHFQVLDTAVTNLIHCGGQRMHVGTLGTGANLVFYKEDFIRSNCYEDNMQIASGDDVFLIRSLEKTHPGKSCYLKSWDSMVKTFGLRSLSAFFSQRLRWSSKMKYLKNGALTAIAYLIFFARWVPLTLVVVSLIFQNNVLLIAGTIALVWRWILEFVVNLKALDWFSTRNSLWWFFPANVFYSWYILILGVFGFLPLNLEWKDRKI, encoded by the coding sequence ATGTACATTAGATCCTGCCATGCTACTGCAGGAATTAATGGACTCAATGTTCAAAATGCTGTCCCGGTGACAATAGTCATTGCAGCTAGAAATGAAGAAGATAATATTCTTGAATGCGTTTCATCATGTCTGGATCAGGATTATCCTGAAGATTTATTGGAAGTTATCGTCGTAGATGATCAGTCTGAAGACGACACTTATACCATATTGGAAAATCAGGTCAAAGACTACAGATTTAAATTGATGCGCCTTGGTGTTTGGAAGCGAACTACCATAGTTGGCTCCAAAAAAAAGGCGCTCTCATATGGAATTAATCATGCTCAAGGCTCCATGATTTTTACCACGGATGGAGATTGTATAGTACCTAGATCTTGGGTGCGTAATGGTGTTGCAGTTATGCAAAATTCTGGCGCTCGTATCGGTACCGGTCCACTTTCAATTTCGTATGGCAGAGGATTTTTACATCACTTTCAGGTTCTTGACACAGCAGTTACCAACCTGATTCATTGTGGAGGTCAAAGGATGCACGTTGGTACTTTGGGAACCGGTGCCAATTTGGTGTTCTACAAGGAAGATTTTATCAGATCCAATTGTTATGAAGACAATATGCAGATTGCCTCGGGGGACGATGTTTTTTTGATACGAAGTCTTGAGAAAACACATCCGGGAAAATCGTGCTATCTCAAGTCTTGGGATTCGATGGTCAAAACCTTCGGATTGAGAAGTTTGAGTGCATTTTTTAGTCAAAGATTAAGGTGGAGCAGTAAGATGAAATATTTGAAAAATGGAGCACTGACTGCCATAGCCTATCTTATTTTCTTTGCGAGATGGGTGCCCTTGACGCTTGTGGTGGTGAGCTTAATTTTCCAAAATAATGTCCTATTGATTGCCGGTACTATTGCTTTGGTGTGGAGATGGATCTTAGAGTTCGTGGTCAATCTAAAAGCTTTAGATTGGTTTTCAACCAGGAATTCACTGTGGTGGTTTTTTCCTGCAAATGTGTTTTATAGTTGGTATATCTTGATTCTTGGTGTATTTGGATTTCTTCCTCTGAATTTGGAGTGGAAAGATCGCAAAATTTGA